Proteins from a single region of Pyrus communis chromosome 6, drPyrComm1.1, whole genome shotgun sequence:
- the LOC137735927 gene encoding piriformospora indica-insensitive protein 2-like: MKGFTPISVVILVTFLFSVGAWSSEEADEGVAPMEKTEQLALYSAIQGFVGKWWNGSDLYPDPCGWTPIQGVSCDLYDGVWYVTSMNIGPILDNSLGCSPSAKFRPQLFDLKHLKSLSIFNCFLSPHKHPVPIPSENWWKVAGSLESLEFRSNPGLIGQIPTTFGSLRKLQSLVLVENGLRGGLPTNIGELVRLKRLVLTGNWFTGQIPDGFGELNQLLILDLSRNSLSGPLPITVGRLTSLLKLDLSSNQLEGQLPIGFGNLKKLTLLDLRSNNFSGGLTKSLQEMHSLEEMVLSNNPIGGDLKTLEWQNMESLVFLDLSGLGLIGEIPDSISNLKKLRFLGLSDNKLTGNLLPKIATLPCLSALYLNGNNLTGELKFSESFYHKMGSRFGAWNNPNLCYTSGMVPAEHVPIGVRPCQQEGEEVT, translated from the exons ATGAAGGGTTTTACTCCCATCAGTGTTGtgattttggtaacctttctgTTCTCTGTGGGTGCTTGGAGTTCTGAGGAAGCAGATGAAGGTGTAGCTCCAATGGAGAAAACGGAGCAATTAGCTCTGTACTCTGCAATCCAAGGCTTTGTGGGTAAATGGTGGAATGGCTCGGACCTCTATCCGGATCCTTGTGGGTGGACTCCTATACAG GGGGTGTCTTGTGATTTGTATGATGGGGTTTGGTACGTGACCTCCATGAATATTGGACCTATTCTTGACAACTCCCTTGGTTGTTCCCCAAGTGCAAAATTTAGACCACAACTGTTTGATTTGAAGCACCTAAAGTCCCTGTCCATTTTCAATTGCTTCCTCTCACCCCACAAGCATCCAGTTCCGATCCCCTCAGAAAACTGGTGGAAGGTTGCCGGCAGCTTAGAATCACTAGAGTTTCGATCGAACCCGGGCCTCATTGGACAGATTCCTACAACCTTTGGCAGCCTCAGAAAGCTCCAATCATTGGTACTAGTGGAGAATGGATTAAGAGGTGGATTACCAACAAATATCGGTGAATTAGTCCGATTGAAGCGGCTAGTTCTTACCGGAAACTGGTTTACAGGCCAAATCCCCGATGGGTTTGGTGAATTGAATCAGCTGCTAATCCTTGATTTAAGTAGGAACTCACTGTCTGGGCCTTTGCCAATCACCGTTGGACGTTTGACTTCACTCTTGAAGCTTGACTTGAGCAGCAATCAACTGGAAGGGCAGCTGCCAATAGGGTTTGGTAATCTAAAGAAGTTGACTTTATTGGACCTCAGGAGCAACAATTTCTCAGGTGGATTGACCAAATCACTTCAAGAAATGCATTCCTTGGAGGAAATGGTTTTATCCAACAACCCAATTGGTGGAGACCTCAAAACCCTAGAGTGGCAAAACATGGAGAGTTTGGTATTTTTAGACCTCTCCGGATTAGGTCTAATTGGTGAGATTCCAGATTCAATTTCAAACTTAAAAAAGTTGAGATTTTTGGGTTTAAGTGACAACAAGCTCACGGGCAACCTCTTGCCAAAGATTGCAACTTTGCCCTGCCTCAGTGCACTCTACCTCAACGGCAACAACCTGACAGGGGAGCTTAAATTCTCTGAGtcgttttatcacaaaatgggGAGTCGTTTTGGTGCTTGGAACAACCCTAATCTCTGCTACACCAGTGGAATGGTGCCAGCAGAGCATGTCCCAATTGGGGTGAGGCCATGTCAGCAGGAGGGGGAGGAGGTCACTTGA